In Gossypium hirsutum isolate 1008001.06 chromosome A10, Gossypium_hirsutum_v2.1, whole genome shotgun sequence, the DNA window AGTCAATCATGGTGTTCCAATGGAATTCTTCACCAGATTAGAAGCTGAAGCTCTCAAGTTCTTCAATCTCCCCCAGTCTGACAAAGACAAAGCCGGCCTTCCTGATCCTTTTGGCTATGGTTTCAAGAAAATTGGCTCTAATGGCGATGTGGGATGGGTTGAATACCTCCTCCTTAACACCAATCCTCAAATCACTTCCCTCAAATCCCTCACTGTTTTCCGAGAAACCCCTGAAATTTTTCGGTAATATGATCTCTTTTTACTGTTTTAGAAGATTGCAGATGGACTGATTctgccttttttttcttttttccttttttgtaatGAAGCAGCTCTGCTGTGAACGACTATATCCAAGCAGTGAAGAGAATGACATTTGAAGTGGTGGAATTACTGGCGGATGGTCTGAAAATAGAGCCGAGGGATGCGTTAAGTAGGCTATTGAGAGACGAGAAGAGTGACTCGTGTTTCAGGCTAAACCACTATCCACCATGCCCGGAGCTACAAGCATTGGGTGGTAGAAACCTGATAGGGTTCGGGGAGCATACAGACCCGCAAATAATATCTGTCCTAAGATCAAACAACACATCTGGCCTGCAAATCTGTCTCAGAGATAAGACTTGGGTTTCAGTCCCACCTGATCAGACCTCCTTTTTTATCAATGTTGGTGATGCCTTGCAGGTATACACTATATAATGTCAACATTCTTCTTTCATCTAATTATTATTTCGGTCCCTCTACTTTTATAGTGTCA includes these proteins:
- the LOC107885967 gene encoding gibberellin 2-beta-dioxygenase → MVVHSQSAALDHCSLIKTCKPTTSVFKGIPVVDLRDPEAKNLIVKACEEYGFFKLVNHGVPMEFFTRLEAEALKFFNLPQSDKDKAGLPDPFGYGFKKIGSNGDVGWVEYLLLNTNPQITSLKSLTVFRETPEIFRSAVNDYIQAVKRMTFEVVELLADGLKIEPRDALSRLLRDEKSDSCFRLNHYPPCPELQALGGRNLIGFGEHTDPQIISVLRSNNTSGLQICLRDKTWVSVPPDQTSFFINVGDALQVMTNGRLRSVRHRVLAESMRSRVSMIYFGGPPLSEKIAPLASLMAKGEESLYEEFTWWEYKTSAYKSRLGDYRLGLFEKKTGGAAGQ